In Candidatus Paceibacterota bacterium, the following proteins share a genomic window:
- a CDS encoding GIY-YIG nuclease family protein, translating into MITKEKILEEIKRTAKENGGILLGTSRFEKETGIKPHEWGKYWARIGDAQKEAGFSPNQRQGAYDDVFIFEQIIKLIRKLGKFPTVREFIIEKNNNREFPSAGGALKRLGGQEQIASKIIGYCKDKVGYEDILEICVTVTKNSKSSEANEVDDNHAAGAVYLFKHGKYYKIGKSNDTVRRGHELRIQLPENLDLIHEIKTDDPSGIEAYWHKRFETKRMNGEWFDLNPSDIKAFKRWKRIY; encoded by the coding sequence GTGATTACTAAAGAGAAAATTTTAGAGGAGATAAAACGAACCGCAAAAGAGAATGGCGGGATACTTCTGGGCACCAGCAGATTTGAGAAAGAGACTGGCATAAAACCGCACGAGTGGGGTAAATATTGGGCAAGAATTGGAGATGCTCAGAAAGAAGCGGGTTTTTCTCCCAACCAACGCCAAGGAGCTTACGACGATGTATTTATATTCGAACAAATAATTAAATTGATCCGTAAGTTGGGAAAGTTTCCAACAGTCAGAGAGTTCATCATAGAAAAAAATAATAATCGAGAATTTCCATCTGCCGGCGGAGCCTTGAAACGTCTTGGGGGGCAGGAACAAATAGCCTCAAAAATAATCGGGTATTGTAAAGACAAAGTGGGTTACGAAGATATTCTTGAAATATGTGTAACTGTTACTAAAAATTCTAAGAGTAGTGAAGCCAACGAAGTTGACGATAATCATGCCGCGGGAGCAGTCTACCTTTTCAAACATGGTAAGTATTACAAGATTGGGAAATCAAATGATACTGTTCGGCGTGGGCATGAATTAAGAATTCAGTTGCCTGAAAATTTGGATTTGATACACGAGATAAAAACAGATGATCCGAGCGGTATCGAAGCATATTGGCACAAACGATTTGAAACAAAGAGAATGAACGGCGAATGGTTTGATCTGAATCCATCGGATATAAAAGCCTTCAAACGCTGGAAACGAATATATTGA
- a CDS encoding DUF4325 domain-containing protein encodes MQIQLVKFGTTLVFRERGREAFKAYENRIHINDEDNIVVDFSGVITFSPSWGDEFLTPLHNKFGKKLILKNTENSSVKASLNILSKTHSIEFQIEN; translated from the coding sequence ATGCAAATTCAACTTGTAAAATTCGGGACAACATTGGTTTTTCGTGAGAGAGGAAGGGAAGCTTTCAAAGCCTACGAAAACAGAATCCATATTAACGATGAAGATAATATCGTTGTTGATTTTTCAGGTGTGATAACTTTCTCGCCGTCTTGGGGAGATGAATTTCTGACACCCTTACACAATAAATTTGGTAAGAAATTAATATTGAAAAATACTGAAAACTCCTCAGTTAAGGCAAGCTTGAACATTTTAAGCAAAACACACTCAATTGAGTTTCAGATAGAAAATTAA
- a CDS encoding helix-turn-helix domain-containing protein yields MDEKLISIGEAAEILKVSVNTLRRWDESGKLRAVRKSPDGNRFYREIDLTFFPNTLYEIAFKWASSSTGNVSGIPPRIYSENSAVFQTRLGKFQTELQETPGLEEIFPLVVSICGEIGGNSFDHNIGQWPDVSGILFLYDIPNKEVILADRGQGILTTLKKAVLNLVSHEEAISIAFTEIISGRTKESRGNGLKYVRSVVAANPISLRFQSGAAQLEIKHNSSDLNITNAIQYVRGCIAFIKF; encoded by the coding sequence ATGGATGAAAAGCTTATATCTATAGGGGAAGCGGCAGAAATATTAAAAGTTTCGGTTAATACGCTGCGTCGTTGGGATGAAAGCGGTAAATTAAGAGCTGTTCGAAAGTCTCCAGATGGTAACAGGTTTTATAGGGAAATAGATTTAACCTTTTTTCCAAACACTCTGTATGAGATTGCTTTTAAGTGGGCTTCAAGTTCAACAGGAAATGTCTCGGGTATTCCTCCACGTATATATTCAGAAAATAGTGCCGTTTTCCAAACACGTCTAGGTAAATTTCAAACGGAGCTCCAAGAAACCCCTGGACTCGAGGAAATTTTTCCTTTAGTGGTTTCAATTTGCGGGGAGATTGGAGGAAACTCCTTCGATCACAACATAGGCCAATGGCCTGATGTTTCGGGTATTTTATTTCTCTATGACATACCAAACAAGGAAGTGATTCTTGCGGATAGAGGACAAGGAATCCTTACAACTCTTAAGAAAGCAGTCCTTAATCTTGTGTCACACGAAGAAGCGATATCTATTGCCTTCACAGAGATAATATCTGGTAGAACAAAAGAATCTCGTGGAAACGGTTTGAAATATGTAAGAAGCGTAGTGGCTGCTAATCCGATAAGTTTAAGATTTCAGTCAGGTGCTGCTCAACTGGAGATAAAACACAATTCCTCGGACCTAAATATTACAAACGCAATTCAGTACGTTAGAGGGTGTATCGCCTTTATCAAATTTTAA
- a CDS encoding DUF3892 domain-containing protein — translation MAVRITCITKDGGNHSNPHEAITSFGWVNEETRAAGKSSMREMIDFLEKQGGKAYVKDRYNNIAYIGVFVSSFGNKYLRTYADRQWTDNLLSLPEC, via the coding sequence ATGGCTGTAAGAATCACATGCATAACTAAAGACGGGGGTAATCATTCAAATCCACATGAGGCAATAACTTCATTTGGATGGGTGAACGAAGAGACACGTGCAGCTGGCAAAAGTTCAATGAGAGAAATGATCGATTTTCTTGAAAAACAAGGTGGCAAAGCGTACGTGAAGGACAGGTACAACAACATAGCTTACATAGGAGTATTTGTGTCTTCTTTTGGAAACAAATACCTGAGAACCTACGCTGATCGACAATGGACTGACAACTTACTGTCACTCCCAGAATGCTAA
- a CDS encoding DUF3800 domain-containing protein: MKLLFVDETDRQATTASRKFFCICGLLIDAENLIDITKKLEEIKNHYNLSNLKDARKSNLDEATRIEITSKIFDCLTKYKADVMGVVLGDTSLSYKLPLEDIYSGAMSFLLERYAIILKKQNTTGMVIFDTVDAIENKLRGKFFDHVQKEEVNMFGNKVCAIKDHVSPSLLFADDKHSVLIQAIDLIAVSLNSALVNTWEPKSPVSVENLPQSNKFLNIYWPLFARSPRNRVDGWGVKIWY, encoded by the coding sequence ATGAAATTACTGTTTGTAGATGAAACAGATCGTCAGGCAACGACAGCAAGTCGTAAGTTCTTTTGCATCTGTGGACTACTTATTGATGCTGAGAATCTCATCGACATCACCAAAAAGCTTGAAGAGATAAAAAATCACTATAACCTGAGCAATCTCAAAGACGCCAGAAAATCCAACTTGGATGAGGCCACAAGAATAGAAATAACAAGTAAGATATTTGATTGTCTTACAAAATACAAAGCTGATGTTATGGGTGTAGTGCTTGGCGATACATCTCTTAGCTATAAGCTACCGCTGGAAGACATCTATTCAGGTGCGATGAGCTTCCTTTTAGAGAGGTACGCTATTATCCTAAAGAAGCAAAACACTACGGGGATGGTTATTTTTGATACTGTGGACGCGATAGAAAACAAATTAAGAGGAAAGTTCTTTGATCATGTACAAAAAGAGGAGGTAAACATGTTTGGGAACAAAGTTTGTGCAATTAAAGACCATGTCAGCCCATCCTTACTTTTTGCCGACGATAAGCACAGTGTACTCATACAAGCAATTGACCTCATAGCAGTTTCACTAAATAGTGCTCTCGTAAACACTTGGGAGCCTAAATCTCCTGTTTCAGTTGAAAATTTACCTCAATCGAATAAGTTTTTAAATATCTACTGGCCATTGTTCGCAAGGAGCCCAAGAAACAGGGTTGATGGTTGGGGTGTAAAGATTTGGTATTAA